CCAAGGTCAAACaacacgaggcgacagtattaggcataagaTGCCAATCAAGAACAAAACCACTGGAACAGAAATAGAAGACAACGAAGAAAGACGGAGACAAAATAAGGCACCAAGAAACTTCCTACTGTCACTGCGACGTATGATGTGGGATGGGATACCAACTACCCAGCACCACACAAACAATGGTAGACCCACATCACACTCCACATGCAAGAGGAGAAAATCAAACCAGCAAGAAACGTCTCCAGACCGATCTACAGAAAGAGGTGAAGCTACAGAAAAATGCCTGGGTTTGGCAACTGGGGCCACAAGAGCCAGAAACAAAGGCTAAGCCTGTGACCTAGCATTCAGAAGCAAGTAATAATCAAAAGAAGGTGCCAAGCTGGGGAGAATATGTAGCTAGGTATCGAGAAAACCACCCTGCTCATCTAAGTCTCCAATCTGGACAAAAACCGGCACAATAGCTGAATGGGATGGAAGAGCTCTTTCTAACTTTACTAAGGTTCTGGATATGTTCTCAGGTAAGCTATGCAAGACTCCCATGATTGATGTAACATGTGTGGAGTTATCTTAGTGCACTTGGCTTCAGGAAGCAACTGTTTGGACCCTCCAGAAAGGTTAGTTCTGTCTACTGTAATAATGGGGCTTCAGTGTTTGGTTATTCTATTAATGACAATATTTTCACGAGCACATGTCTTGATCACAGCCGAACAATGGAGGCATCCTGGTCCCTAGGGTAGTAATTACTACATTTACAGATAGTGTAATTagtattaataattttaataactATCAATGTATCAAAAAATTTGTTGGTATAAGCACAAAAGCAAAATTGTTATCAAACCTAGTGATGTGCTTCATGAAATTATACTACAGAATAATTGAAGACGGAAGGATTACTGTATTTCAATATTGATCACAACTGAGGcaggtgcgtgcgtgtgtactcacctaattgggcttgcgggggttgagctttggctctttggtcccgcctcttaaccatcaatcaactggtgtacagattcttgagcctactgggctctatcatatcgacattataaactgtgtatggagtcagcctccaccacatcacttcctaatgcattccatttattaattactctgacactgaaaaagttctttctaacgtctctgtggctcatctgggtactaagtttccacctgtgtccccttgttcatgtcccacctgtgtccccttgttcgtgtcccacctgtgctgaagagtttgtctttgtccaccctgacaATTCCCCTGTGTGTATATGAAGTTTTGAGAAAAAGTTGTATCATTATGATGTAGATCAGCCCAACAGCTACTGTATTAATAATTTGGCATCATGTTGTACATCATCCACAAAGGTTTAATACCGAAACACCATCTCGGTAGATTTCTATACTCCTTCAGTCGCCGAGACCATTACTCAATGCACCAACGCCACAATAATACAACACATCGCCAAAAAATAACAGCTTGAAAAGTACAAATATTTGCAACCAGATCTGGTACTGTTCCAGAACTGAGAGGACTACTATATGAGTGCAGATTAAGGGAATTCACTCTCACAACCCTAGGAGAGAGGAACAGAGGAGATATGACTGATCCATTAATGCCTGGATTTTTTGCCTTAAGATCCTTACTAATTATGACTGTTAGATCTTATTCACCTTCTCTTTTATTATCTCTTATTATCCACCTTCCCACATTACACCTTATATTAATGCTCTTACAGTTACCTCAGTCTTTTCATACCAGTGACTTGCTGTAATAGGCTACCATGACCAAGTCTGTTGTTCTGGTGTCACGGCTCCGTCTACATCTTCTCGCGTTGTGTGTTCCATTTTTACATCGACAAAGTCATTCATGTCATCTTCATATTTGAATCAATTCATCGATTCCACAACTCACAATTTTACGAATGTGctgtatttatattttatatgatATACAGTAAAGTGCAGCATGGTTGTGTAAAATTAAATATAGTTTTATTAATTAAATGTTCCTTTTTCACTCTTATATCTCTTAGGAACATCTGGTATACCAGCACAGTTCTATATTTCTCACAATCTGGTGTCTTAACTCAAATTACCAACTTTGACCTTCACCATACAAGAAGAAAACCATACAAACGCACATTACCCAAACTTTTTTTTTCACCGAGATTATCAACATTGAGGTTCAAAGCTTCAAAGTGTTCAACTTATGCCACGTACTGTACTAAAAAACACAATACTCTACATATCACACAAAAGCTAATTTGTAAGATTAAAAGAAAAACGATAATCACATACTGGTCTTTTATTAATATAAATACCATAACACACTGTATGGACATCATAATCTTTGCTATCTTGTGGCAAGGAAAATGCTTTgcaatatatttaattattacagAAATACATTAAGCACCAACTCTGAATACATTAATGTATACATTGATTCTTGATATTCTGAAGTTAGAATGCAGTATCAAGTTACATCACAACATTTTTGACACCTGCAGCAAATGTCACATACTAAAGTTCCATAAATTTACAGCTGACCAATAAGAAATCTAAGCTTTCACTAAGTTGAAACTTTCACCAAGGCTAAACTTTCATCCTTATGTCTTTGAAGAATAGTATAGTGCTGAAAACCTAGCACCAATACCTTAAATCAACTTCATTTGTTGCCTGGAACATTCTTGTGGAATAACAATAGTCAAAAAGAGTTAGTTTAGGGCTACAGTCAACCCTCGGTAGATCTTCCTGAAACAGAAACTACTGTACAGTACGTGCTTGCACTTTTCCCACGTGTAAGACGTACTTAAATGTTTATTACCGTTACTGTTGCACTGAATAACACTGAACACCCTTATAATGCAGGGACTACAAAAAATATATTGAAAACTTCCCCATTTCACTACCATCATTCATAACCAATGCATTTCTGAAGTAGGAACAGCAGCATcagagtactgtacagtacagtatttacattttcTCCACATCACTATCATACTCAACACACTCAAGCAGCAGGACCCACAATATAATTATCTGCCTCCACCTCACTTCCATCACTATCATAatcaacaccttccacaacagctCTACGATTATGGGTATTGAACCTTGCCAGAGTTGGTCGCTTCTCAATAATGGCAGCGTATGTGTGACACAAGCGGTTAAACTCGGACATTGAGAGTTGGAAGGGTCGCAACGTGGGATTCACTTCTGCTACCGTGAACATCTGATCCACTAGTTCATCCCTTAGGGACTCTGGGAAAAGCATACCAGCACCCCGTTTACAATACTTTTGTCTAAATGAAAAGATGCAACGCACAACTTTTTCCACCAGTGAGAACTCTAAAGGTATGTGTGGTTCAACTCTAGGAATAAAGTGAGCAATGCCAACGTCCACGTCTGGTTTTGGCACAAATGCTCGGCCAGGGATGGTAAACTTGTGCGTTACCTGACACCAGTTTTGGCACATTACAGATAAACGACATCTCTGATGGTGTCCTGGAGGTGCTACCATGCGTTGCACCACCTCCAGCTGAAATGTGAGCGTCATGCGCACGCGGCCATTCACCCAGGCATTGCGCTTGAGGCTAATGTCTCTTAACCAGCGGATAATCAATGGTGTTGCCACGTTGAAAGGAAGGTTTCCTATCAAATGAATTTTTGGAGGGCGACCCTCCCAAGGTTGTACAAGGTCTGGGGAGAATATTTTTTCCATATTGAAAGTCAGAACATCACCCAATTCAATATCAAGTTTTCCATTTGAGGCATCTTTTAACAGCTCTAATGTTGGTATAAATCTGGGGTCCTTTTCTAGGACTGTGAGATGTGCTGCTCCTTGCTCCAGAATACTCCGTGTGATGCCTCCAGGCCCTGGTCCAACCTCACAAACATGACAGTCGCGAACACGTCCGCCACTTCGGACAATTTTGCTCGTTAATTTATGATCCATCAGAAAATTTTGACCCAGCTGCTTCGTCGCTCTTAAATTGTAGAGCTTGACGAGGTCACTCGTAGAGGGAAGCGGAGGAAGTCTGAGGAATGCAGCAGTCGCCCGCCTCGCTACCAAGCCTGCCCTGCCTGCCATGACCTGCCAATATTACCACAATGTAAAGGCTATACATAAATTATCTTGCTGGGTTGTGGGAGGCTTGCTATATAACAGAGAAACACTTCTTTACATTACTTAAAAAAAACATGTACACAAATATTATTTATTACTAACATGCTCAACTGCATAAATGCAAATCATTTATCGCCAGATTCAATCTCGCTCAATGTTGAGTTTAAACATGTGCTCCGGTACCACCAACACAGCCTGTGCATCACCACCTGTGCATCACCACCTGTGCATCACCACCTCAAGGTAATCATTCATAGTTTATCAATATCTGAATATTGTTATAATACTGTATCGGAGTATTGTACATGGATAATAATGGAGTACTGTATCAGTATCCGTCAAAATTTGGGTATCAGTACACCTatacaataaataatatatactgtatactgaaCTGTATACTGAATCTATAATTCCATTTACAGgtatatacattttatacaggGTATAGTATCTTATTATTAGATTCATTATTTAGTGTTTAATTTTatcatactgtacagtattgtaaTGCATCTTATTATGAGTTATTAAATTTAATACACAAAATACATGTAAAAGCAGAAAATGTGAGGCGCGAGTGCGTGTCGTCTTTGATGTACAATACTTGACTGGATGATCCTTGCAAACCGTTGCTACAGGCAACTTTTCACAGCAGCCAAAGAAGGATACAAGTAACTGTACGAGACAGTTCGGCCACAGATTTCGTAACCTACTCAAACTTGCCGAGTCCAATATGTCGGCCAAACCTAACAGTATGTAGTTTTAAAAATTAGAAGATGAGCTTTGTTGAAATATCTGTATATGACTTGACCGtaacccccccctaccccctcccaggAACCAGAAGCATCCAAAAATGTGCCAAAGTGTCTGCCTGAAGCgctgtgcgtgttagtggcttcgcAGGAATGCAAACCCCAACATACTGTATGTACttgacccaatgtaccttcttgtatacaaaTAAACAAAATAGAATAAATAAAACTGCCTTAGAATTAATAACACCTGTAATTCGATGCATTGTGATGGAGGACATAGACCTCACATGTCCGCTGATAACTTCCTCTGGTAGTATGTCCCCCAATACTACCGGAGGGTCTcaatagtacagtcgggttcgttctcgacgcgtAACCAACaattccgggttcaaatcccgagcgggacaaaaatggttgggcaaatttcctttcacctaatggtcctgctcacctagcagtaagtaggtactcaggagttagtcatcttgtggggttgcaccctgagggggggtgagggcatcgatataagcctaaagtGTAAGAAtatactctggctgcctgtcccccgacccaatgaattattattacgaTGTCTGCGTTACCTCACCTCTAGTGTGTggagcttcctggggtgtggtggggggggtgccAGGGGCCAGGGTGCCAGCAGTAaggcacaacaacaccagcagacagcagcagacagcagcaggcaacagcagggaacagcagcagcagcaacaccagtgttATGGCTCCCTCAGGCAACACTCCCTCAGTGTTGACAACCTTCCTTTACActcaccctccttctcctctatcAACAAATACATCAATAAATAAACCAGTCAATAAattactcaataaatatacaaataaataaatacatacataaataccaaatagtagtccccgtggcgcagtggcaaGACACTCACCACCAGCAATTTGTCCTGGGTTGGTATCCCTTGGGAGGATTGACTATttattaatctaagaaaattttaaggaggtaaatacttgcaaaatttatagacaaaaaaatgataacagattacatggaatgaaaaaaaaagaagatgagagaaaattataggtacagtatattaaagcacataggtagctatgattgattgcaatgacagcttaaaatggtagttgacaacaaattggtaggcacaatacagcagaaacaatataagattgattgcaatgacagcttgaatggtagttgacaaaaaattggtagtcacaatacagcatatggctagcacataaaagaagacagcaatgaacacaatgataaggttgtctgattacataaaaattatgtgtaaaaattaggagattgggtaacactaggtacagagcaaatttaaagctcagtgtaggaaactaaatagatgaagttaggtactttttggttttgcttttaaataaggcaaaagttttacagtttttcaattcactagggagtgagttccctaACGAGTTTACCGTCAGCTTGGCTAAGGTCTCCCACCATTTGTCTTAATGATTTTTTCCAGTTGTGCTTTAAAAGTTAACAGAGTTTGCAttaacggcttcggcgggtaggaagTTCCGCGGGTTAATACCCACGTGGGTGAAGAACCTGTTAACAGTCCTAAACTGTCGCTTGTTAAGCTTgttaccgttgctccttgttttatttatttatatatatatatatacaagaagtcacattgggtttatgagaggacATAGCATGATGTGCTATGCAAAGTAACCCACACCACgctaggcagttgatagtggtaaggtttgccaTGTTATGTACCTtggctttagcaaagcttttgatacagtgccacatgaaagactgattaaaaagatagaggctcatggtattggaggtgctatattaagttggattagggcatggctataccaaaggaaacagagttagtatagatggggttaagtcagagtgggaatatgttgtaagtggagtacctcagggctctgtcttgggacctctgttgtttataatatatataaatgatttaaattcaggtttgagcagcaacatttgcaaatttgccgatgatacaaaaatcggtagggaaattaacacggaagaagactcactatcacttcaagttgatctaaagagggttttgaaatggttaaaagattggcagatgcagtttaatgctgataaatgtaaagttctgaggctaggtaatgatgatagagttacaagatacgagctagatggtactgagattgcgaaagggatctgggagttatgattagtaagaatttaaaaccaaaggatcaatgcataaatgtccgtaataaggcaaataggacactgggatttattaatcgaagcgttagtaacaagacacttggTGTAGTTCTTtagttatatcttgctctagttaggccccatttagattatgtagcacagttttggtcgctgtactacagaatggatataaattcacttgaacatgtccggcttaggatgacaaagttaattccccaaattacaaatctttcatataaagaaagattaacaaagcttaaattgcattcactggaaaggcgaagagttaggggtgacatgatagaggtttacaagtggatgaatggacataacaaaggggatattaatagggtactaaaagtatcaacacaaaacagaacacgaaacaatgggtataaattggataagtttagatttaggaaagacttgggtaaatactggttcagtaacagggttgttgatttgtggaaccaattaccgcgtaacgtgctggaggtggggtccctcgattgtttcaagcgcgggttggacatgtatatgagtgggattgggttgttatagatagcagctgcctcgtatgggccaataggccttctgcagttaccttgttcttatgttcttgtgttcacattcttgtagagccactagtacgcgcagcgtttcaggcagataTTACTTGTGTGTTACATCTGATCTTTTGAAGAtattgtccggatcaacatcctctaaaTTGTTCAGGATTTTATGTTTCAAAAAGGTCCTCCCTCTCATGCctggtgttgttagccctgtgacccTCTGGTCCCTTCTGTTAACCCTCTGGTGGAATGTTGGTCCTTCTCTTAACCCTCTGGTGGAATGTTGTAGGGAATATTGGATGAAAGATCAAGCCTCCATAGAATGAGAGGAAGTTCAAATATTCCGCGCGAATATTGAGAGCAGCATCTAACCCTTCCGTAAAGGAATTGAAGGAGTATCGAACTCTACTGCGAGGGGTTGGATGGCAATGGTTAGATCCCGTGACGCGAGACACTATGCTATCTCTTAAATATTATCTCCCCCCAATATATAATAACCGAAAACATTACCACATTCACTAATATTTAACGAAGTATTAATATACGTCGATCTGGTGTATATATATTTGAATTCTTTGTTAGGAATATATATTAGATTAGTTGATGATTTGACTTTGTAGTCATCATATGATTGTTGTCTGCAAGGAGGGACTTGTCAGCTGTGTagcgtctcactctctctctcacacctctcaccAGCCCTCACCATGGCCCTCAGCGATGCCGACGTTCAGAAGCAGGTGATATATGGCCCCCTCGGGCCACCTTTCTTCTCTTATGGCCATTATACAcctccagtgtggcccgggaggcTGGTCCACTAGTGTGGCCCGGGAGGCTGGTCCACTGGTGTGGCCCGGGAGGCTGGTCCACTGGTGTGGCCCGGGAGGCTGGTCCACTGGTGTGGCCCCGGGAGGCTGGCCCACTAGTGTGGCCCGGGAGGCTGGTCCACTAGTGTGGCCCGGGAGGCTGGTCCACTAGTGTGGCCCGGGAGGCTGGCCCACTAGTGTGGCCCGGGAGGCTGGCCCACTAGTGTGGCCCCGGGAGGCTGGCCCcccccagtgtggcccgggaggctggccccccccccagtgtggcccgggaggcTGGCCCCcccccagtgtggcccgggaggctgccccccccccagtgtggcccgggaggctggcccccccccccccagtgtggcccgggaggctggcccccaaaaatgaggtaatttgataaaataactacgtccaagattaccatcaaagtgccgtcaggatgatgggcaaatagcctcggctaccgtcatcttttgtacggtcgtgatggtcgagtggttcaggtctcctgtacaccagttgcatagtgctcctggcagtatgggttcgagtcacttctggggtgtggagttttcagttatatatatatataatatatatactgtatatataaaataaacatGTTTAAATGAGCGCGACTAACATGTCATTAGGAGAGAGTGGATGAAACGATAAGCATAGATCTCCACCCGCCTCTATCATTGCCAGTTTCCGTAACATGTGAAACACtttcatagggagccggtcggccgagtggacagcacactggacttgtgatcctgtggtcccaggttcgatcccaggcgccggcgagaaacaatgggcagagtttctttcaccctatgcccctgttacctagcagtaaaataggtacctgggtgttagtcagctgtcacgggctgcttcctgggggtggaggcctggtcgaggaccgggccgcggggacactaaagccccgaaatcatctcgagataacctcaagataacac
This window of the Procambarus clarkii isolate CNS0578487 chromosome 46, FALCON_Pclarkii_2.0, whole genome shotgun sequence genome carries:
- the LOC123770515 gene encoding dimethyladenosine transferase 1, mitochondrial isoform X1, which encodes MAGRAGLVARRATAAFLRLPPLPSTSDLVKLYNLRATKQLGQNFLMDHKLTSKIVRSGGRVRDCHVCEVGPGPGGITRSILEQGAAHLTVLEKDPRFIPTLELLKDASNGKLDIELGDVLTFNMEKIFSPDLVQPWEGRPPKIHLIGNLPFNVATPLIIRWLRDISLKRNAWVNGRVRMTLTFQLEVVQRMVAPPGHHQRCRLSVMCQNWCQVTHKFTIPGRAFVPKPDVDVGIAHFIPRVEPHIPLEFSLVEKVVRCIFSFRQKYCKRGAGMLFPESLRDELVDQMFTVAEVNPTLRPFQLSMSEFNRLCHTYAAIIEKRPTLARFNTHNRRAVVEGVDYDSDGSEVEADNYIVGPAA